A single genomic interval of halophilic archaeon DL31 harbors:
- a CDS encoding hypothetical protein (KEGG: hla:Hlac_1690 hypothetical protein): protein MSHSDLVECYYEAIDANDGEALESVLAPGFRHNRPDRTFDGRDRFLEFMLEERPHTETGHSVETVFVPDGEQPDDADKVAVHGRLFEKDGSELFAFVDLFTVDEDGITDLRTFTN, encoded by the coding sequence ATGAGCCACAGCGACCTTGTCGAGTGCTACTACGAGGCCATCGACGCCAACGACGGCGAGGCGCTTGAGTCGGTGCTCGCGCCCGGCTTCCGCCACAACCGCCCCGACCGCACGTTTGACGGTCGTGACCGGTTTCTGGAGTTTATGCTGGAGGAACGGCCTCACACGGAGACGGGTCACTCAGTGGAGACGGTGTTTGTCCCTGACGGCGAGCAGCCCGACGACGCCGACAAGGTGGCGGTGCACGGGCGGCTGTTCGAGAAAGACGGCAGCGAACTGTTCGCGTTCGTCGACCTGTTTACCGTCGACGAGGACGGCATCACCGATCTCCGAACCTTCACGAACTGA
- a CDS encoding UPF0293 protein (KEGG: hla:Hlac_1678 hypothetical protein~HAMAP: UPF0293 protein~PFAM: Protein of unknown function DUF367; RNase L inhibitor RLI, possible metal-binding region), which yields MNRAVRDVLLPRALTQRVDLHVRYEGDDDPKKCTARKLARFDLAELHRSDRATPYGVVLNPHAEQALSPADRDAAERALVALDCSWESAGEKMFSIDGDHRALPYLVAANPVNFGKPMQLTTVEAFAAALSILGEHSQAEQVLSKFTWGETFLELNEEPLRRYSECADSSETVAIQQEYLDR from the coding sequence ATGAATCGGGCGGTCCGCGACGTTTTACTTCCCAGGGCGCTCACTCAGCGTGTGGACCTGCACGTCCGGTACGAGGGTGACGACGACCCCAAGAAATGCACCGCCCGGAAGCTCGCCCGGTTCGACCTCGCCGAGCTCCACCGGTCAGACCGCGCGACGCCCTACGGTGTGGTGCTCAATCCGCACGCCGAGCAGGCGCTCTCCCCGGCCGACCGCGACGCTGCCGAGCGGGCGCTGGTCGCCCTCGACTGCTCGTGGGAGTCCGCTGGTGAGAAAATGTTCAGCATCGACGGCGACCACCGGGCGCTGCCCTACCTCGTCGCCGCCAACCCCGTCAACTTCGGGAAACCGATGCAGCTCACCACCGTCGAGGCGTTCGCCGCTGCACTCTCCATTCTTGGTGAGCATTCCCAGGCCGAGCAGGTGCTCTCGAAGTTCACGTGGGGCGAGACGTTCCTCGAACTCAACGAGGAGCCGCTGCGGCGCTACAGCGAGTGTGCCGACTCCTCGGAAACCGTCGCGATTCAGCAGGAGTATCTCGACCGCTGA
- a CDS encoding Glycerol kinase (PFAM: Carbohydrate kinase, FGGY, N-terminal; Carbohydrate kinase, FGGY, C-terminal~TIGRFAM: Glycerol kinase~HAMAP: Glycerol kinase~KEGG: hla:Hlac_1122 glycerol kinase), translating to MAPTYIGAIDQGTTGTRFMVFDRGGRVVASAYERHEQLYPNPGWVEHDPLEIWEHVQQVVVDALADAGLDASQLAALGITNQRETTVVWDAASGRPVHNALVWQDRRTTDRVEELEAAGRVDEIRATTGLECDAYFSATKTEWLLDNAEPVTLQSSRGRDLRERARDRELLMGTIDSWLIHKLTGNHITDVTNASRTMLYDIHEMAWDEDLLAEFGVPREMLPEVRPSSDEELYGHTDPDGFLGAAVPVAGALGDQQAALFGQTCFDAGDAKNTYGTGSFYLLNTGTDAVDSDHGLLTTVAFQQSGEPARYALEGSIFVTGAAIEWLEDVDLINNAAQTAELARSVDSTDCVYMVPAFTGLGAPHWDGRARGTIVGMTRGTRKEHIVRATLESIAYQTRDIAEAMAADSGVETTALRVDGGAVENDFLCQLQADILQTAIVRPEVTETTALGAAYAAGLAVDYWESLGALRANWRVDREFSPEMAPDEADAKYDRWGDAVDRSLDWARDED from the coding sequence ATGGCACCCACCTACATCGGCGCGATCGACCAAGGAACGACGGGCACGCGGTTCATGGTGTTCGACCGCGGCGGGCGCGTCGTTGCCAGCGCCTACGAACGACACGAACAGCTCTACCCCAATCCGGGGTGGGTCGAACACGACCCCCTCGAAATCTGGGAGCACGTCCAGCAGGTCGTCGTCGACGCGCTCGCTGACGCGGGGCTGGATGCCTCGCAGTTGGCGGCGCTCGGCATCACCAACCAGCGCGAGACGACCGTCGTCTGGGACGCAGCGAGCGGGCGGCCCGTCCACAACGCACTGGTCTGGCAAGACCGCCGGACTACCGACCGGGTGGAGGAACTCGAGGCCGCCGGCCGCGTCGACGAAATTCGGGCCACGACCGGTCTCGAGTGTGACGCCTACTTCTCGGCGACCAAAACCGAGTGGCTCCTGGACAACGCCGAACCAGTGACGCTCCAGAGCAGCCGGGGGCGGGACCTTCGCGAGCGGGCCCGCGACCGCGAACTCCTGATGGGCACCATCGATTCGTGGCTCATCCACAAGCTCACGGGCAACCACATCACCGACGTGACGAACGCCTCGCGGACGATGCTCTACGACATCCACGAGATGGCGTGGGACGAGGACCTGCTCGCGGAGTTCGGCGTGCCCCGCGAGATGCTGCCTGAGGTCCGGCCCTCCTCCGACGAGGAACTCTACGGCCACACCGACCCCGACGGCTTCCTTGGCGCCGCGGTACCCGTCGCCGGCGCACTCGGCGACCAGCAAGCGGCGCTGTTCGGCCAGACGTGCTTCGACGCCGGCGACGCAAAGAACACCTACGGCACCGGCTCGTTCTACCTGCTGAACACCGGCACCGACGCCGTCGACTCGGACCACGGCCTCCTCACGACGGTGGCGTTCCAGCAGTCGGGCGAACCCGCCCGGTACGCGCTGGAGGGATCGATTTTCGTCACCGGTGCGGCCATCGAGTGGCTGGAGGACGTCGACCTCATCAACAACGCTGCCCAGACCGCTGAACTCGCTCGGTCGGTCGATTCAACAGATTGCGTCTACATGGTGCCAGCGTTCACGGGCCTCGGCGCGCCTCACTGGGACGGCCGCGCCAGGGGGACCATCGTCGGAATGACTCGGGGCACCCGGAAGGAGCATATCGTCCGGGCGACCCTGGAGTCAATCGCCTACCAGACCCGAGATATCGCCGAGGCGATGGCTGCGGACTCCGGTGTCGAGACCACGGCCTTGCGCGTTGACGGTGGCGCGGTGGAGAACGACTTCCTCTGTCAGCTACAGGCCGACATCCTGCAGACCGCCATCGTCCGCCCGGAGGTGACCGAGACGACTGCGCTGGGCGCGGCCTACGCGGCTGGCCTCGCGGTTGACTACTGGGAGAGCCTCGGCGCGCTTCGGGCGAACTGGCGAGTCGACCGCGAGTTCAGCCCGGAGATGGCTCCCGACGAGGCCGACGCGAAATACGACCGCTGGGGCGACGCAGTCGACCGGTCCCTCGACTGGGCTCGAGACGAGGACTGA
- a CDS encoding transposase IS66 (PFAM: Transposase, IS66~KEGG: hsl:OE1094R transposase (ISH10)): MVADEKVEQLLERITALENRVDELEQEKTNLKQENQQLREENKRLRAKLRWYEGPHTPPSKDQSDQEESSSSSDADEDDEQPRTDGGTPGRKPGHDPEWRAAPDPDREIDVTCDCCPECGEGFDESAGVSPRLVEELPDPQPPEVTQYNRHHYECYSCGAETVASHPDCPDEGQFGVNVIAQAALSRYDHRLPYRKIADRFEQLHGLELSGASAWHATERAARAGRCEYEQIRRRIQHADVVHIDETGIKRDGEQAWMWTFTTDEHTLYAVRESRGSDVPAEVLGEDFAGTVVCDGWTAYPAFTSNLQRCWAHILREAEDVADKYEDGEPIHRHLTQMYVGLQSWLETDPSLRERAQMHRSSQNGLKSLVRCSATDDPVATLLGKIKGGIDHWLTFIGEPAVSPTNNAAENALREPVVLRKIIGTLRNDRGMFVHETLLSLLATSRQQGRNPYEKLKRIVRDNEMISRTHAVPSVESSG; the protein is encoded by the coding sequence ATGGTCGCTGACGAAAAAGTGGAGCAACTGCTTGAGCGGATCACTGCTCTCGAAAATCGCGTTGATGAACTTGAGCAGGAGAAAACAAACCTCAAGCAAGAGAATCAGCAACTCCGCGAAGAGAACAAACGTCTCAGAGCTAAGCTCCGGTGGTACGAGGGACCGCATACACCACCGAGCAAGGACCAGTCAGACCAAGAGGAGTCGTCGTCCTCGTCCGATGCGGACGAGGACGACGAACAGCCACGTACTGACGGTGGGACACCGGGTCGAAAGCCCGGACACGACCCTGAGTGGCGAGCCGCACCTGACCCAGATCGAGAAATCGACGTTACCTGTGACTGCTGTCCGGAGTGTGGCGAAGGGTTCGACGAGTCGGCGGGCGTCAGCCCCCGACTCGTCGAGGAACTCCCGGATCCACAGCCACCCGAAGTTACACAGTACAACCGCCATCACTACGAGTGCTACTCTTGTGGAGCCGAGACTGTCGCTTCACACCCCGACTGCCCCGACGAGGGGCAGTTCGGGGTGAACGTCATCGCCCAAGCCGCTCTTTCCAGATACGATCACCGCCTCCCCTACCGGAAGATCGCCGACCGCTTCGAGCAATTGCATGGCCTCGAACTCTCAGGTGCATCTGCGTGGCACGCGACCGAGCGCGCTGCGCGCGCCGGTCGCTGTGAATACGAACAGATCCGCCGACGGATTCAGCACGCTGACGTTGTTCACATCGACGAGACGGGAATCAAACGCGACGGCGAACAGGCGTGGATGTGGACGTTCACCACGGACGAGCACACGCTGTACGCGGTCAGAGAGAGTCGCGGAAGCGATGTTCCGGCAGAAGTCCTCGGCGAGGACTTCGCGGGAACGGTCGTCTGCGATGGCTGGACGGCATATCCGGCATTCACCAGCAACCTCCAGCGGTGCTGGGCACATATTCTCCGCGAAGCGGAAGATGTCGCTGACAAGTACGAGGACGGAGAGCCAATTCACCGGCATCTCACGCAAATGTACGTCGGTCTCCAGTCGTGGCTGGAGACCGACCCGAGCCTTCGTGAGCGAGCACAGATGCACCGATCAAGCCAGAACGGACTCAAATCGCTCGTTAGGTGCTCAGCTACCGACGACCCAGTGGCAACACTGCTCGGGAAGATCAAAGGAGGGATCGACCACTGGCTCACCTTCATCGGTGAGCCAGCAGTCTCGCCAACGAACAACGCTGCGGAGAATGCGCTTCGTGAGCCGGTTGTTCTCCGGAAAATCATCGGGACGCTCCGCAACGACCGCGGGATGTTCGTTCACGAGACGTTGCTGTCCCTGCTGGCGACATCGCGCCAGCAGGGACGCAATCCCTACGAGAAGCTCAAGCGCATTGTCCGAGACAACGAGATGATTTCACGGACTCACGCTGTGCCATCCGTCGAGTCCTCGGGGTAA
- a CDS encoding small GTP-binding protein (KEGG: hbo:Hbor_05240 GTPase~TIGRFAM: Small GTP-binding protein~PFAM: Nucleolar GTP-binding 1), producing MTFEDLPTTPRSEELLDKAFSRASRTGRAKAPYEAQEAMLRTAANILSDNLENVVTAWPDFDYVDPFYYELADAIVDVDRLRQALSEVTWASRQIGELRSEYTTKIRNSDTDTARKHRKQAFARIADIMDEIEDDLLFVGEARDQLKTLPDIRPDEPAIVVAGYPNVGKSSFVNHVTNARNEIRSYPFTTKAVQVGHFEYDRVRHQIVDTPGLLDRPEAERNGIEKQAVSALEHLADAVLFVVDASGECGYPLESQLELRDEVLERFDVPVLTVCNKSDRSRDVEADLYMSVTEDENVDAVLKQVVEAIDWEPDIPASRRE from the coding sequence ATGACTTTCGAAGACCTTCCGACTACCCCCCGGTCGGAGGAGCTGCTCGACAAGGCGTTCTCGCGGGCCTCCCGAACGGGGCGTGCGAAAGCTCCGTATGAAGCCCAGGAAGCGATGCTGCGGACCGCCGCTAACATCCTCTCGGACAACTTAGAGAACGTGGTGACGGCGTGGCCGGATTTCGACTACGTCGACCCGTTCTACTACGAACTCGCCGACGCCATCGTCGACGTCGACCGCCTGCGGCAGGCACTCAGCGAGGTGACATGGGCCAGCCGCCAGATCGGCGAACTGCGCTCTGAGTACACCACCAAGATTCGGAACTCCGACACCGATACCGCCCGCAAACACCGCAAGCAGGCGTTCGCCCGGATAGCCGACATCATGGACGAGATCGAGGACGATCTGCTGTTCGTGGGCGAGGCCCGCGACCAGCTCAAAACGCTGCCGGATATCCGTCCCGACGAGCCGGCCATCGTCGTCGCTGGCTACCCCAACGTGGGGAAATCCTCGTTCGTCAACCACGTCACTAACGCCCGCAACGAGATTCGCTCGTACCCCTTCACCACGAAGGCGGTGCAGGTGGGTCACTTCGAGTACGACCGGGTCCGCCACCAGATCGTGGACACGCCGGGCCTGCTCGACCGGCCAGAGGCAGAGCGCAATGGCATCGAGAAGCAGGCTGTCTCGGCGCTGGAACATCTGGCCGACGCGGTGCTGTTCGTCGTCGACGCGTCCGGGGAGTGTGGCTACCCGCTCGAGTCACAGCTCGAACTCCGCGACGAAGTTCTCGAGCGGTTCGACGTTCCCGTGCTGACGGTCTGTAACAAGTCCGACCGCTCGCGGGATGTGGAGGCGGACCTCTACATGAGCGTCACCGAGGACGAGAACGTCGATGCGGTGCTCAAACAGGTGGTCGAGGCCATCGACTGGGAGCCGGATATTCCTGCCTCCCGGCGCGAGTAA
- a CDS encoding protein of unknown function DUF541 (PFAM: Protein of unknown function DUF541~KEGG: hvo:HVO_1926 hypothetical protein) produces MNRSITAIALAGLLLLAGCSAAPIDTAAATAEAPSASNTTTIVTTGTGSVTAQPDIAVLQLAVVSTGESAEAVRADAADRTAALIDALQNAGVAEDAITTAGYSLTATYDYSGTEREPTGYRAVHSLRVETAPDSAGTVLDTAVGSAGVEVYGVQFTLSDAAREELRADAIGEAVETARADADAAAGASGLTVTGVQQVNVGSSPSYDVRFAEMDAAGTQFQPGTVAVTVTVTVTYRAS; encoded by the coding sequence ATGAATCGTTCCATCACCGCAATCGCGCTCGCCGGCCTGCTCCTGCTCGCCGGCTGCAGTGCTGCCCCAATCGACACCGCCGCAGCGACCGCCGAGGCGCCGTCGGCGTCGAACACCACGACCATCGTGACCACCGGCACCGGGAGCGTCACCGCCCAGCCAGATATCGCTGTCCTGCAGTTGGCTGTCGTCTCAACTGGTGAGAGTGCCGAAGCTGTCCGCGCTGACGCCGCCGACCGCACGGCCGCGCTCATCGACGCACTCCAGAATGCTGGTGTCGCTGAGGACGCCATCACCACGGCCGGCTACTCGCTGACCGCAACGTACGACTACTCCGGCACCGAGCGCGAGCCGACCGGCTACCGCGCCGTCCACAGCCTCCGCGTCGAGACGGCACCCGACAGCGCTGGCACCGTTCTCGACACCGCTGTCGGGAGCGCCGGTGTCGAGGTGTACGGCGTCCAGTTCACGCTCTCGGATGCGGCCCGCGAGGAACTCCGTGCCGACGCCATCGGTGAGGCAGTCGAGACCGCCCGCGCGGATGCTGACGCCGCGGCTGGCGCATCTGGCCTGACGGTGACCGGCGTCCAACAGGTCAACGTCGGCTCCAGCCCGAGCTACGACGTCAGATTCGCAGAAATGGATGCGGCCGGGACGCAGTTCCAGCCCGGAACAGTCGCTGTTACGGTAACCGTGACGGTGACCTACCGCGCGTCGTAG
- a CDS encoding Conserved hypothetical protein CHP00341 (KEGG: hbo:Hbor_05260 hypothetical protein~TIGRFAM: Conserved hypothetical protein CHP00341~PFAM: Protein of unknown function DUF389), whose protein sequence is MRLVQVMIPVGKRDAVLSVLDSRAIDYVLSDETSGREYTAVVSFPLPTSAVEPILDQLREEAGIDRDAYTVVLEAETVVSQKYEQLEKEWEDGEEGERIARDELVARASDLAPDWVPFLIMTFLSALVATAGLLLDSAAVVVGSMVIAPLIGPAMATSVGSVVDDRELFVRGVKLQAAGALLAIAGAALFASALRYSNIVPLGPMEVLAIDEVRERLSPGVPSLVVALAAGVAGALSLSSGVSAALVGVMIAAALVPPTAVIGIGIAWGEPTAVFGSAVLVAVNFLSINFAALAVFFYKGYRPEQWFKTEDARRETIKRIGTLGVVILLLSSFLGGVTYASYERAVFADDARDTVEELVDAEPSLSLISFDVEYGAAFPFRSAERVVVTIGHPPGTDPPSLVGRIYERVGALDYGPFGLSSGGDLQVAVHYTAVERKPADKPDG, encoded by the coding sequence GTGCGCCTCGTTCAGGTGATGATCCCCGTGGGCAAGCGCGACGCGGTGCTCTCCGTGCTCGACAGCCGCGCCATCGACTACGTGCTCTCCGACGAGACCAGCGGCCGGGAGTACACCGCCGTCGTTTCGTTCCCGCTGCCGACGAGCGCCGTCGAGCCCATACTCGACCAACTCCGCGAGGAGGCGGGTATCGACCGCGACGCCTACACTGTAGTGTTGGAAGCTGAGACGGTCGTCTCCCAGAAGTACGAACAGCTCGAGAAAGAGTGGGAGGACGGCGAGGAGGGCGAGCGCATCGCCCGGGACGAACTGGTCGCGCGTGCGAGCGATCTCGCTCCCGACTGGGTGCCGTTTCTCATCATGACGTTTCTCAGTGCGCTCGTCGCCACCGCGGGACTGCTGCTCGACTCCGCGGCGGTCGTCGTCGGCTCGATGGTCATCGCGCCGCTCATCGGGCCGGCGATGGCCACCAGCGTCGGGAGCGTCGTCGACGACCGGGAGCTGTTCGTCCGCGGGGTGAAACTCCAAGCTGCCGGCGCGCTGTTGGCGATCGCCGGAGCGGCGCTGTTTGCCTCGGCACTGCGCTACAGCAACATTGTTCCGCTGGGCCCGATGGAGGTGCTCGCCATCGACGAGGTGCGCGAGCGGCTCTCGCCCGGCGTCCCGTCGCTCGTCGTCGCGCTGGCGGCCGGGGTCGCAGGCGCGCTCTCGCTCTCCTCGGGCGTCTCCGCCGCGCTCGTCGGCGTCATGATTGCCGCGGCGTTGGTGCCGCCGACCGCAGTCATCGGCATCGGCATCGCCTGGGGCGAACCCACCGCCGTCTTCGGCTCGGCGGTGCTGGTCGCGGTGAACTTCCTCTCCATCAACTTCGCCGCGCTGGCGGTCTTCTTCTACAAGGGCTACCGGCCCGAACAGTGGTTCAAGACCGAGGACGCGCGCCGAGAGACGATCAAACGCATTGGGACTCTTGGCGTGGTCATCCTGTTGCTCTCCTCGTTCCTCGGCGGGGTGACCTACGCCTCCTACGAGCGTGCGGTGTTCGCCGACGACGCGCGGGACACCGTCGAGGAACTCGTCGATGCCGAGCCGTCACTCTCGCTGATTTCATTCGACGTGGAGTACGGCGCTGCCTTCCCGTTCCGCAGCGCCGAGCGCGTGGTCGTGACTATTGGCCATCCCCCCGGCACGGACCCCCCCTCATTGGTCGGCCGCATCTACGAGCGGGTGGGCGCGCTCGACTACGGTCCGTTCGGACTGAGCTCCGGCGGCGACCTGCAGGTCGCGGTTCATTACACCGCCGTCGAGCGCAAACCCGCCGACAAGCCGGACGGATAG
- a CDS encoding TrkA-C domain protein (PFAM: Regulator of K+ conductance, C-terminal~KEGG: hmu:Hmuk_0799 TrkA-C domain protein), with amino-acid sequence MAVYETDIPGVGRRFELELSGDSRVVVVVHHDGRCELFSREDESADAERVLDLSSNQANKLGSILEGAYFESVDVDELSVPLGNAIIEWVDLEPESALVGTTLNEAGIRSETGVSVIAVQRGSETVSNPEPSFKLAAEDVLVAIGTREEQSAFKALVEQ; translated from the coding sequence ATGGCCGTCTACGAAACCGACATCCCCGGCGTCGGCCGGCGGTTCGAACTGGAGCTCTCGGGCGACAGCCGCGTGGTGGTGGTGGTTCACCACGACGGCCGCTGTGAACTGTTCAGCCGTGAGGACGAGAGCGCCGACGCCGAGCGCGTCCTCGACCTCTCCAGCAACCAAGCCAACAAACTCGGGTCGATTTTGGAAGGCGCGTACTTCGAATCGGTCGACGTTGACGAACTGAGCGTCCCCCTCGGGAACGCCATCATCGAATGGGTCGACCTCGAACCAGAGTCCGCGCTCGTCGGCACCACGCTGAACGAGGCCGGCATCCGTAGCGAGACCGGCGTCTCGGTCATCGCGGTGCAGCGTGGTTCGGAGACCGTCTCGAACCCGGAACCATCGTTCAAACTCGCGGCCGAGGACGTGCTCGTCGCCATCGGCACCCGCGAGGAGCAGTCGGCGTTCAAAGCGCTCGTCGAGCAGTAG